A genomic region of Salvelinus alpinus chromosome 12, SLU_Salpinus.1, whole genome shotgun sequence contains the following coding sequences:
- the LOC139535945 gene encoding protein canopy homolog 2-like isoform X1, with the protein MMKMWHPLQSLALCVLLALLVNHCQGARQGQDLKCGACRAMVDEMEWAISQVDPNKMIQTGSFRINPDGSQSIREVPLARSEGNLLELMEEVCERMKDYRERLDPTTSRETYERVTSRNGRPMDLSEAKLDSRVTSSLKFACETIVEQYEDEIIEFFAHETDNVKDKLCSKRTDLCDHALEIPHDEL; encoded by the exons ATG ATGAAGATGTGGCATCCCTTGCAATCACTTGCTCTGTGTGTGCTACTTGCTCTCCTTGTAAACCACTGCCAAGGAGCCAGGCAGGGCCAGGATCTCAAATGTGGAG CGTGTAGGGCCATGGTGGATGAGATGGAGTGGGCAATATCTCAGGTGGATCCTAACAAAATGATCCAGACCGGGTCCTTTAGAATCAACCCAGATGGTAGCCAGTCTATTAGAGAG GTTCCTCTCGCCCGCTCTGAGGGTAACCTCCTGGAGCTAATGGAGGAGGTATGTGAGAGGATGAAGGACTACAGGGAACGCTTGGACCCCACCACCAGCAGGGAGACCTATGAGAGGGTCACGTCTCGGAACGGCAGACCCATGGACCTCTCAGAGGCTAAACTGGATTCCAGAGTTACATCCAGCCTGAAATTTGCT TGTGAGACCATCGTTGAACAATATGAAGACGAGATCATCGAATTCTTTGCCCATGAAACAGACAACGTGAAAGACAAACTCTGCAGCAAGAGAACAG ACCTTTGCGACCATGCTCTGGAAATCCCTCATGATGAGCTATGA
- the LOC139535945 gene encoding protein canopy homolog 2-like isoform X2 yields MKMWHPLQSLALCVLLALLVNHCQGARQGQDLKCGACRAMVDEMEWAISQVDPNKMIQTGSFRINPDGSQSIREVPLARSEGNLLELMEEVCERMKDYRERLDPTTSRETYERVTSRNGRPMDLSEAKLDSRVTSSLKFACETIVEQYEDEIIEFFAHETDNVKDKLCSKRTDLCDHALEIPHDEL; encoded by the exons ATGAAGATGTGGCATCCCTTGCAATCACTTGCTCTGTGTGTGCTACTTGCTCTCCTTGTAAACCACTGCCAAGGAGCCAGGCAGGGCCAGGATCTCAAATGTGGAG CGTGTAGGGCCATGGTGGATGAGATGGAGTGGGCAATATCTCAGGTGGATCCTAACAAAATGATCCAGACCGGGTCCTTTAGAATCAACCCAGATGGTAGCCAGTCTATTAGAGAG GTTCCTCTCGCCCGCTCTGAGGGTAACCTCCTGGAGCTAATGGAGGAGGTATGTGAGAGGATGAAGGACTACAGGGAACGCTTGGACCCCACCACCAGCAGGGAGACCTATGAGAGGGTCACGTCTCGGAACGGCAGACCCATGGACCTCTCAGAGGCTAAACTGGATTCCAGAGTTACATCCAGCCTGAAATTTGCT TGTGAGACCATCGTTGAACAATATGAAGACGAGATCATCGAATTCTTTGCCCATGAAACAGACAACGTGAAAGACAAACTCTGCAGCAAGAGAACAG ACCTTTGCGACCATGCTCTGGAAATCCCTCATGATGAGCTATGA